The sequence GTGAGCCTGGAAGCACAAATTTATGGCATATTAGATAGTGTTTCCTGAAACAAAGACCAATCTTAAATGTGATGAAAGAGATTATGTTGACATTTGTAAATATGTACCTCAAACCCTGCCAATGATCGGCAGTAATTGATATTTGTTAGCACTGTGCTCGTTGATCCACATTCACTGTCTTTGAGGGACATGTTGGACTTATCTAGCTTGATAGACCAAGGATGATACTGATACCCATTGGCCGTCATGCCGAGATGCGAAGATGATCGCTGCATTTTTATGCTTCTAGGAATGTTTCTTCCATCCACTGATGGTCTCCGCCTGCTTGTTTGCCTCTCGATTGTATCAGTTCGTTGACGTGGTGCACTCTGTGACCTTGCCTTTGCTCTTGAAGATTCAGTGTTGGCCATGTAGTTTGGAAAGGGATAATCACAAGAGTGTGATGGATCAGGCACTGAAATAGCTGATAAGTACTGTGGACTGCTCTGTGCTGTCGCGAACGAGAAATCCTCGAAATGTCCGCTGTAAGTCCTAGGGCTCATTTCCGTCAAGACAGATGGAGCAGGTGAGAATTGTTGGTATTGGACTATCTTGGAAGGTGTATGGACATGGCCATAATATCCAGAAAACctgtgatcttttgcttcaatttCTGTGATTGAATAACTGTATCTACTCTTTGTATTGCCTCTCGGTCCACCAAGATCCATCTCCACAATCTTAATGTTCTCTTCAGCATTTCTATCCATATCCTACAGGCATGTTAATGTTTTTCATTAACAATGGTAGATCTAGAAAATTGGTTTTTGAATGAGTTTAGTAATGCATTTGTCACTCTCTTCTCTGTTAGTAGATTCAGGCATTGGATTTGACTTACATGTGATTGTCTAGATCGTGGGTGCTGAGGTGATCTCCTGTGGATGGACTGCCTCTGTGGGACAACATGCGACTCTTCAGCCATGCGGATCCTCTGGGCTCGAGCTCGCTCTTGAGCTGTCACCAGAGCCTGGATGCGGAGAAGGGTAGCAGCAGCCTGCTTCCTTACTAGGTGACCTCTCACCAGAGCTTGCAGCTTTACCAGGCCTCTCAATGCACATAGAGCTTTTCTAGCCTGCAGTAAGATTTGATTCTGTTACATTAGTATTATCTTTTACTACCTTCATAATTCCCATAAATTTTAGCCTAGATCTTACATATAATGCAGAATTATATGCATCTTGTTTACTTGAACTCGACTGATCTTGGTTTTATggagaagatttttttttaaaactacaAAGATGTTGCTGGTTTAATGCTTATGATGTATCTCTGCTGTTATTGATGGATTCACGAGATTGGTCCTACTTCTTAAGCTAATTGCAGATTAAGGAAGCTATGACATGCATCAGTTTGTATCCCCTTTATTTCTCATTCTAGATTGTCACTTTTTGGTTTCTGTTTATGAGATAATTTATAGTTCAATGACACAGTTGTTCTTCTTTTGAACAGAGAAACCCAACAGGAACTTGAAAAGATTAGAGAAGTACCAAATATGCACGGAAAGCAGACTGAATTTTGACAGCTGCATCTTCCTCGACAGCGCTGGTTTTTTGTTTGGTGGAAGCAGTTGTTAGCCGAATTACAGCTGCTGCTGCCTGCGCAGCAGCTACAGCAGCATCGGCAGCGGCAGCCGTGGCCACTACGACAGCCATTGCATGCCTTTTCTGTTCAATCTCGGCCTCCGATAGCCCCTGAACCGGCGCGCTTATGCTCAGCTCTGGGGAACCCGAGCTCTTCCCTGGACATGCTGATCTCCGAAAGCTCCATCTCTTTTTCTCCTTAGGAGCAGGCACCGAGATTGGAACTGACCGAGTCTTGGTTGGCAATGGAGATGAAGATTCTGCTTTCTCCTTATTTGCATCCTTCTTCCCCGTCAAGAAGCTCCTGAGCCATCTGCCTGCCTTCCCCATTTTCTCATGTACAACCACTAGGAGCAGGGGTCAAGAGTCATTCGCTTGGGAAAGCTAGATGAGACAAGGTATGAATATTGATGGCATCTAGAGCTTTTACATCTGTTTCTAATTTCTTCTAGCTGAACAAGTCATCCTTCTTCCTTTCTGATCTCCGATAGCTAACAAGGTATGCATATTGTACCTCCAATCccattttccttttcctttgccaATCTCACACCATCTCTTCTGGTCGTGGACTCAACTGCGGTCTTGTTTATTTATGAAGCAGGATTTCCATTGCAAGCCACTTGCTGCCAGCCTCTACAAGAGTGATCCCATGATTCTCTACAAGAATAACTAGCACTCCACTTCCAAGATGCCTTCTCTGCTGGTGAAGTAATGATGGGATTCAGCAAGGTTATTCTGGTAAGTGTACAGTGTGAGGATTAAGGAAGGGGCCAGAGAGCCATGTGAAGGAAATAGCCATGAACATGCTGTGGATCAGTGTGGACAGCAAGTTCTGGTTGTCAGCATCTTACGTAAAGTTCATCCCATCATTGGCTTACAGTGACCGAGGCCGCCTCAACTTTTTCACCCTGTACCTGCAGTTGGGGCTGATGATCCCAAACCAGTGCCGGTACTACTCGAAGGAGAAAGGTCTGGATCTGTCATGTTTATATCGATTCTATGGTTTCAATCTCTCGAATTAGAGTTACCTTCTCCGTGACTCAAATCTTTGTCTCTCATGTTATTTATCGCGAGACTCGATCTAGCTGCTCACTCCAAAATCACTTGGACAGTTCAATCTGGCATTATCTGGAGCAGATCTTCATAAGATTGCATTATCCGCTAATGACAGGGGGAGCTCTGCCACATTAATCcaaaaggaaggaagagaatGTGTGTCAAAAGTATTCCATCTCGATACCTGCAAGGAAAGATGCATCGAGCAGCACAAAAATTAACTAATGAGCCATTAAGTAAGGAATTAGTTGGCAGTCACATGCGACTGCATATCCTACTACTGCGTTGACTGTTTGTCGGGAAGAGGCTCAGCATCACTCAGCTTCTGCTCTTGTTTAATAGTTTCCTCCTTTCTATTGCCAACAACATTCATTTGTCATAGTACATTTGAATGTGATATTAACTATGCAAGCCGATAGAGTGTAAGAGCCTTTTTCTTCTGCATCAATGAGATGTCACAACTGTTTGATTCCTGCTAGCATATGGCGTGGGTATGGAATAGATTCCTGACTTTAAAATTTGGATGTGGCACAGATGTGGAATCGAGAACAATAGGAATGTGTTCATcaaaaagtaataaaaaaaaaggaagagtagCTTTAGACACTAATGATTTTCACAAGATGAATCGGAAAGTGATTACTTTTTCCCTCAGTGTACTTTTATCTTTGTTTATGAACAGCcttttctctccctctctctctctccgtctctctctctctctctctctctctgtgagaaGGTGTTAAAACCAGACCCACATGCTAAAAGCTCATACATGTGCATCGCAATAAAGCTGGCAGAAGCATCACTCGTTTCCATAGTGGACGACTGATAAGTCTCGCTAAGTCTTGTCAATTGTACAGAGATGGGAGATGGTGGCGAAGAGATCTGGTACAAACTGGATAGTACAGGAAAAGAGACATGTTGCAGAGTTGAAGCATTGTCCGAATCCCACAACAGGAGAACACTTTTTAAGTCTCTCATGCTATGCAATGTAATCTGGACTCCGTGTAGTTGATATCACATTATGTGAGAACAACTTTGATAGGCAACGCACTGCAAGCAAATAGAGCAGAGAGCTTACTGTATCTTTCTATTGCACAATGAGAGAATATACTAGAGCGAAGAAAGTGATTCAACAAAAACGATTGAGGATGCATCTTAAATTCACGTGGCTGTCATGTGGGAGATGGTCGACAATGGTAGATCTGAAAACGATCTTTTGGGCTGATGCATGTTATGAGAAAAAGAGACAACAAAAAGTACACATGTACTGCAAAAACATTCATATGCAAGTAAATGACAACCAATGTCTCGATCATTATGATAAGGAGACAACATCACACAACTCCTCATTGTTGTTACCGCAAAGAGAGTAATGGCAAAGAAAAGGAGGATCTCATGTTGATACTTCATATATGGGCCAGGCTTTGGCCTTCATCCCTCTTCTCTCTGGCCATGGCTCATCATACCATGCATATTATACACGATTATGTTGGTAGTGGCGCTCAAGATTCTCCAAATTGATCTTAGCCACAGTCGAACGGGTTCGAGGCGACCCTTTACACCTCTCTCGGGCAGCTCGTAGCTTTCGGGTTCCAATTTGACCACGTATTGATCCAATCTTTTGGATGACGCTTCACACGCGTAGAATTCATTCTGTTTGATGGGTCTTTGGGTTGTGTTTTGACCCAGAGAGCTTCGGTCGCCTTCGCTGTAACCCCACTTCGATTGGTATTGTTGTACAATTAATAGGAGTAATAAAAATAGATTAATAAATTAAATCCCCAGCTACGTTATCAAAGAACACATGACTTTAAAGATCTATGTTTATGATTTGTTATAGTTGGGAGGAACtccccaaaaaaaatatttttttgagattttcatcacaagtgtcctcattttaaatttttttcttttttcttttaacctGATGCCTGAAATATCCCTAATCACCTTGTcccttttttcctttattttttttttctatggatCGATCGTATTTTTATACTACATTATAGTGTTTTCAATAATAccaaaaaatattttaacatagtaaaaacactatattataatattttttactgggttatagtgtttttatgatattattaaagatattataaagtaataaaaaatattataagcgtagtatttttataaaatttatataaaaatattataatggaaTCGATTTGGACCATTCCATGTgaaaaataaagagagaaaaaatatattaactgACTGGCTTTAGGTAAAAAAGATGTTGTTAAGAAATTCTACAAGTGAGGGCTACTCCCTTTGGAAAAaacctaaaaaatattttttttgggaaatttattcatataattttatttttttctacggGCCTTTTAAATCATGGTCTGCGAACTCTCGTTCGCGCCATCGGAGATACTAAACGAACACGTGAAGAGACCCACGCCTCCGCCACTAACACGTCGTTGTCGATCTCCGCCACGTGGGCTGCGAGCTAGGGAATTGCAAGATCTGCGGATGCGGATGGGATCCGGCCTCGACGAGGCCCGCACGTCCTTTCCTCGTCCCCGCGGAGCGGTGCTTCATTCCTACGTGGCATCGGGTACACGGCTCTTTGGGTCGGGCTCTCGACTCTCAAGAcaacgtgagagagagagagagagagagagacagagagagagagagaaggctctTTGGGTCTCTGACAGGGAGACGATCGATAGaccgagagagagggagaaagacTCGTTTCGGTGGTCGTCTCCTCAATCCGGGCTTCAAATGCGATCATTCCTCTGAAACAAATTGCTCCCTACCGAATCCTTATCCGCCGTTGAAAGGTTTCCGTTGTCGAGCCGAGGCCGATTGGTTCCTCGGGGGCAGAGAGCGAGATCGGGGCCCCCTTCCTTGCATTCTGTCCATTGTTCTTCTCCCCCGCCACCGTATCCGGGAACAAGGAGGTTTCCTGAAGAAGCTGGGATCGGATCCAGCGTTTGATCGGGAGGTGCGCCTCGGATGAGGACCACCTATGTTCCAGTCATCGCGGAAAACGTTGAAATGGTCCTCGTTGCCTAAGGACCTTAGGGAGAAGGTCGGGCTCTCCGGTTCCCAGCCGCAGCCTGCCTCCTACCTGTTCCCTTCGCTCTCCCTGGCTGCCGAACATGGTGGAGCTGCTGGCGCACCCGAGTCGGCCACGGCGTTGGGATACGGATCGCCCGTTTCATCCCCTGCGAGGTATGCGATTAAATGATGCAatccggaaaaaaaaaaaaaagggatttcCTGATAAAAGTACGTTGGAATTGTTGTTGAAGATGGTTCTTCTGTACTGGTATTTGTAACCTGAAACATGGAATTGCTGGCTGTGCTATTATGATATGCATATTATGCTGCAAAATAATTTTCGACAAATATTGAGGGAAACAACTGATTTGTGCAGTGCGGCCACCTAATCTTTCTGCCCAGGATGCCTTCGTCACATTAATTTTTCTGTATTTAGTGTCATATGCAAAGTCAACTTACTGGTCTATACTactgttagtgaacaaatgtgccgTGGTTGGTGACACAGCACGGCCTGGTCTACGGGTCAATGTCGAGAGTCTTCTATCGGCTGAGCTGGATGCCAAGGTCGATCGGGCCCTCGCAACGGGGTGTTGATCAGTGTTCCTTGGTGTGCTGATCTGGGCACCGTGTATGCCGAGCTGcatctctccttctccggggtggttggcagctcgtcttcgtgaggtggtCGCGCCCTCGGGAAGGAGTGCTGGTTGGTGTTGGTCGGGATCCGGACCGATTGGTTGCTCTCCTTCGTGCATTGGATGTCGTGAGGTGGCCGCGTTTTCCTGCAAAAATCGCTCTCGTTGGGATCACACGACGAGGCCCCTATGACGAGCAAGTTAGTGGAGTGATCCATTGATTTTTTTCTCCCTCCTTCCGGTTAGATGTTGGCTAGAGGCgtgccgagcagtgccttagtacggattctgacttggctgATCACTCACAAGGGGAAGCTAGATTAACTCGTCACAAGGCGATTTAGAGGGGCGACGCCCCGTGCTACGGGCAGGATTGACTCTGCTGATCGAGAGATAGGGGCCCGATGTGTCGAAATCGACGTGGCTTAGGTCGGATGACGGGTTTGGCACGGCTCGGAGTTACGGATGTCGAGTTTGCAAGTTGGCGAGCGAGCTGGGGCGGCTCGGTTAGAGACTTGATGGGCTACGAGTCGGGGGTCGACGTGGAGCGACTTGGATTTAACGGACTAGGTTGGTGATTGGGGCAGCTCGGTTAGAGACTTGATGGGCTGTGAGTTGGGGGTCGACGTGGAGCGACTTGGATTTAACGGACTAGGTTGGTGATTCGGGCGCTGGATCGACCGAGATGTGACTTGAGCATAAGATTGGGGCGGCTCGGTTAGAGACTTGGATCGACCGAGATGTGACTTGAGCATAAGATTGGGGCGGCTCGGTTAGAGACTTGATGGGCTACGAGTCGGGGGTCGACGTGGAGCGACTTGGATTTAACGGACTAGGTTGGTGATTGGGGCAGCTCGGTTAGAGACTTGATGGGCTGTGAGTTGGGGGTCGACGTGGAACGACTTGGATTTAACGGACTAGGTTGGTGATTCGGGCGCTGGATCGACCGAGATGTGACTTGAGCATAAGATTGGTCGTGAGGTGTGGCTCGGACGTTGGATTTGGGTGCCGGCGAGTTGCAAATCGAGAGCGATTTAGCGCGACTTGGACAGGAGCTGGTTCTGGGGGTCGAGTGGATAGATTCGACTCTGAATCAGACCTGGAGACCGAATAAGTTCGGTTCCGaatcgagtttgtgagctcggctccatatAGAGTCTGGGGACCGAGCTCGTTtacgagctcggctccgaatttgaTGCTGACGGGTCGCTAGTCgggggcgatctggagcgacctgggCACATCAATGTATCAGAGGTGCcatatgtcacgacccgagtctgatgagccaactggccaataacgtagtacactcatcagacccctataagccaatcatactcattgcccacttccgatgtgggactaatgggatgttacaatatccccaactcaattagcttgacatcctcgtcaaggcccgacataatccagatcgaaccctagcatagtgcatgtaaggtttaacttagtggtggctccacgctgtgatgagttctcgactccatccacgggtagcccttcctactcgagccctttcaccctgcccaaatgctaggtcggctctgataccaaatgtcacgacctgagtctgataagccaactggccaataacttcattttggtctttcaaccacggaccaaaatgcttaagcgggagttaatgtagtacactcatcagacccttataagccaatcatactcattgcccacttccgatgtgggactaatgggatgttacaccatagagggccatctgagcccggaaTGCGAAGACGTGCTCCGTGGGATCGGAGTCGCCGTCGTATGTCTCCAATGTCGGCAGCCTGAAGTTGAGAGGTACCAGCTTGTCCTATACTTCTTGAGTGAAAGGGGACCTGCCCGAGCTGCATTCGTTGGACTCGCCCCGCGATTTTCGAAACTCACACTGGAACGTGTCTAGAgattggttgacccgggacaattgggccctaagtGAGTCGTTCGTCGATACGGTGTCAAgctcgaagtggggtagtgtgactcgGCAGGGTGcggtatgctctgctcgggcggACCTCTTGGGTCCGTCGTTTAGTCTCGGGCGTCTCCTGTCCCAACCTGCTCCCTGCTTGGCCTTTGCCGGGTCGGGTCAATCGAGAGAGCTGCTAGTTGCACGATTTGGGGAATGAGTGGGACGAGCGTCTGCATCATCCCTGCATCGCTTGTACTTGCTTGGACAGGCTGAGGAACGCCTCGGACGACATGGCCGAGGGTCCCGTGATAAGTCCGGGAGGTGGTAACCTCGGGTCGTTGAACGGGCGCCCGTAGCGATCTGACGTCGAGGTCGGGATCCCCCCATCTCGAAGGACGGGGAGGGGCTGATCTCCGGGCCTGACAAAAGGATGACCGACCGGTGGTTCTCCCTTGGGGAGAGCTCCCGCGGGATGCTCCTGCGACATGgctctccttctagcgccaaaatgttagtgaacaaatgtccCTTGGAAGTGTGGTGGTTATACTTTTGCTCACTGTTGATTACTAAACATCCTACTTCACATCTTCGTGGCACAAAAGCAGTTGTGACTTGTCAGTAAACATCTTGAATTTATTTTAGTCAAATTAATCTCTCTTATAATCCTTTTTACAGGTTAGTAGAAGTACACAAGCTTTCTTTTGTTGTTGGAAGAGCCTTTGTGACAGATGTGGAGAAGTTGAGAATCTATAGCAAGGGAAATTCTCTGAATGTGACagacaaaataaaattatttattgaaGTTAAGGTCTGTCACTCTGACTTATGACTTGTCATTCTTCAAGACCcaaaaatttttttattaaaaaaagctGCTTGCACTTAATATGTAATTATTTATTGAGCAGGATGGGATCGGCCATGGTTCTAATTTGTTGCATGCAGTAGAAGTTCTTGTAACAGGGGTAtgttcttgttcttgttgtaATTATAGTAATAAAAGCATTCAAGGATTATCAAGTGGTCCTAAGTGTATTCGAAATTTATGTGATGAATAGCCAAAATTTGATGCTAACATATTCTGCTTACAGTATTTATAATAGACCTGAACTTTAGAGTAgagaattacatgatattttatttaatattcctTTTTGTAACTTGGATAAATGCTGCTACTTTTTGAGGAGAATTTGCTATGAAAAGTTGCTGCTTGATTTGAACAAATAACAATATCTCCAATTCACCAAAGGAAGGTGAAAAACACACATGATGAAGTACTGATTGAGCTGAGTGGCATGTGTCAGCAAGGGTTAAATCATTCTGTTCTAGAGGTAATTTCATATGCCATGAAAAACAATGTCGGGATAACTGACTTATAGCTGGGTAATTTCTGACATGTTGTCTGGCATAGGGGGTCCAGCAGCTGGTACATCATGGAATTGCACTGTTAGGAAGGTATTATCATGGTATCACCCCTTGTGCAAGAAACAAATGTCCTTAATATGGTATTCCAAAACATAGTTATGCAAATGCAGTTTATCAAGAGCTAGATTGCTAATGgcagaaataaaattaaacattCACCAACATGCACATCTTTGACAGTATATCTACTTGATGATTGAGTTAACACTTGAATTGTGATTTTCGTTTATTCACAGGCAATTTATAAGCAACCCCTATTGGATTCTGGCATTCTGTGCTGTCTTATTCATATTCTTAGTGTGCTTTTGAATCCTGATAAGTCCAAAGGAGAACAAATGGACACCTTAGAAGAATCAAATGAAAGTGAAAACAGGATGGATGATAAAGCTCTTTAAGTGCGGCAGCTTGAGGTAAACTAAAGCTTGTGGATTGAGGAACACTGCATTTGACTGTTGTAATTATTAGGCCTCCTGAGTTATAATTTTCATGCTGTGAAGTCCAAATCCTGTGTAGGAACtagaaatctagctttatgtgttatttttgaaataagatgttttggtgCTGATTTTTTTCCACATTTTGAAATTATTCGTGCTTCTTAATGAATCCCTGGCTAGGCAGTTCTGAATTGTTTCACTGTATATTACAGAAAACTGGAATTTTTAGGTTATCATAAAATGAAAGACAATATTGTTTGCTTTAGGATATCAGTTATTTAGATTTCTCTCAAATTCTATTGTCTTTTGAGAGCCGATAGCTGCCATTACTTGAAATTATGAAGATAGATATTGTTTTTATAGGTTATCATTTATTTAGATCTATGCTCAAGTTCCATCATTTGAGAGTTAACAATTGCCATCTATTAGTAATCATTGGTTGAAGTTGTGACCATAGAAGATGCCATTGAGATCTGTTGCCTTGTGTTTCTTAGCTGGCCAGCTTAAAATCAAGTTTTTCTTTCTTGTCATTTCTTCAGTGCTATAAAACACAGGGGTTTTAAGGTTCGATAACTGAAACAATATGCCTGTATATCTGGACATCACTTCATTCTTTAGATTTTCACCTTGAACCTTCGTTTTATTCTCAGAGAAGATTGATTGAGAATTGGAGTTTGTCAACTTTCTTGTCTTTGCACTTGGCAGCTTAACCAAAGCTGATTCTTGATTTCTATTGTTTTCTTGATAtgtattttttttgttgttttttgtTTATAAGACCATATCTGTTCAAGATGCAACTTTGTTTGAGGTACCACTACAAAGATATTCTTTGAGAAGTATAACATATAACTTGGATGCATGCAGACATGAATCCATGCTTGTGTACCTTCTAGAGATAAGAGGAAAACTACAGTGATAATGGTACAATTTCAGTTTGTCATTTTTTTTGTTGTATAATTCTGTGAGGTCTGAGCACATGTAACTAATTTTGGAGAAGTAGGCACTTGAGCTAGTTCTAACCTAACTGAAGTATTTCAGCTCATTAATGCCATAAAAGTTATGCCAATTTAAGCTCGGAAATTCTGCATTCATGCACTCTTTGTAGTTATTTATTTATCTAGGAGCACTGTGAATGGACAATTGTGCATGAATGCTCATAAGTATATTCCAAGTTAAGAGATTATAACAGGCATGCTGAAGTAATTTTACTTATTTAGACATCTGGGAGCACAGTGAATGGTCAAAGTATGCTGGTAGAGACGGAGAAAGTTACAGTTAGCTACTAGTATAGGTTCTCGTTCTTGCACAATTTTCACGCTTCCAGTTGTGATTAATTGATGATCTAATGAGCGCTTATTATCATTGGTCTCCAATCAGATAGAGGGAAGTATAGTGCATATTATGAAGGCATTAGCAAGCCATCCTTCAGCAGCAGCaagtttgattgaagatgattcacTTCAGGTTCTCTTTCATATGGTTGCAAATGGTTCTTTGGCTGTATTTGTCCAATTTAAAGATGGCCTTGTTCCTTTCCATACCATTCAACTTCAACGACATGCCATGCAGGTTTTATTCTTTATACGTGCGTAATAAATGTTTGTAGAAATTTATTTATGATCTGCGTATGCATATTTATTTGAATGATTTTGTTGCTCTTTGTGGTGCAGATACTTGGCCTACTTCTTGTCATTGACAATGGAAGCACAGCAAAGTACATACACATGCATCATTTGGTATATTGTTTACCTAATTATTCTTCCTCattaatttttcatgccaaatcatTGCAATGGTGTATGTTAGTCTCACTGAGAGAAAATAGTAAGCACAAGTAGAATCGAATCCTGAAAATTTAAGATAGAGTTAAACAATTGGTAGTTTTTAGATTTtttcaaaacattaaaataatCAAGGGAATTATCAGTTTTGTAATGATAAGCAAATAGATATATGCATTCTAAAGTGTGAAAAAGGTAAAATCTGAGGATTTTGGTCTAAAAAATGAAGTTGTGTCTTGAATTTTGTAATAATTATTTCTAATATCtatataagaacaaaaatttgaaaatTAAAGTTAAAGTGAGATTATCAACattatcttatatatttttcttaaaagatCAACCAATGGATTAAAAAGGATGATTAGTGAAACAAAAATTGGTCCACTCGTTTTCTCGTTAGCTCTTTAGTTTTGCATAGACTTCTTAGCAAGATatgcaattttgaataataccgtttagtacgggcggtacatactggtccgtcAACTGACCGGTACACGGATCGCCCCTTATAGGACGGAAcgaactatatatatacatatatatatatatatatatatatatatatatttatttatttatttatttataaaaggcgacgttgcATCGCCTttatcggcgacgtcgccgaggcgacgctaCGCGACGCGATGTCACCTTTTtttaagaatatttatatataaatatatataatcttatatatacatatacatatacatatacatatacataaacatatacataaaCTCGGTGACGTCGCCcctcgtgggagaaggaaaaggcgacgtcgccaagGTGACGCAATGccgccttttataaaaaataatttataaaaaaataatatataaaattatatatatatatatatatatacaaggtatgcaatatcataccgtaccagagtttcgacgttcgcttggtacagtacgatattgtatactgagcgaacgtcgcctcgtttatatatatatataaattaataaatatatatttatatataaaaatattatatatatatatatatatttttttttataaaaggcgacgtcgcatcgcctcggcgacatcGCATCACCTCGGCgatgtcgccttttccttctcccacgcggggcgacgtgg comes from Musa acuminata AAA Group cultivar baxijiao chromosome BXJ3-3, Cavendish_Baxijiao_AAA, whole genome shotgun sequence and encodes:
- the LOC135632964 gene encoding protein IQ-DOMAIN 19-like is translated as MGKAGRWLRSFLTGKKDANKEKAESSSPLPTKTRSVPISVPAPKEKKRWSFRRSACPGKSSGSPELSISAPVQGLSEAEIEQKRHAMAVVVATAAAADAAVAAAQAAAAVIRLTTASTKQKTSAVEEDAAVKIQSAFRAYLARKALCALRGLVKLQALVRGHLVRKQAAATLLRIQALVTAQERARAQRIRMAEESHVVPQRQSIHRRSPQHPRSRQSHDMDRNAEENIKIVEMDLGGPRGNTKSRYSYSITEIEAKDHRFSGYYGHVHTPSKIVQYQQFSPAPSVLTEMSPRTYSGHFEDFSFATAQSSPQYLSAISVPDPSHSCDYPFPNYMANTESSRAKARSQSAPRQRTDTIERQTSRRRPSVDGRNIPRSIKMQRSSSHLGMTANGYQYHPWSIKLDKSNMSLKDSECGSTSTVLTNINYCRSLAGFEAHRNRH